Proteins encoded by one window of Blautia argi:
- a CDS encoding putative ABC transporter permease, whose product MNITIAGVSLYYIISWFFIYSFLGWVWESAYVSVKKGKPVNRGFINGPLCTIYGAGAVSVYLIMKPFAGNLLILYVGGVFTATLLELVTGWLMERIFHTRWWDYSRQKFNFHGYICLGASLGWGVFTILLFHVFQPFVSWLTGLYPKSVGTVALCIVVVLYIIDFATSAAAAFGLSKTFAGVEDMLEDLTAYLHTTRVYETREEIREKLESARNYRHVQDSLAWLSDRRQEVLEHFENLVQDRRLLDAENYMERKQELEQRFDEFVKKYTDIRKKQNGIRNRMVCAYPELKNQFRTYREKHEKKQTK is encoded by the coding sequence ATGAATATTACAATTGCAGGAGTATCTCTATATTATATCATAAGCTGGTTTTTTATCTACAGCTTTTTAGGCTGGGTATGGGAATCTGCTTATGTGTCCGTGAAAAAAGGGAAGCCGGTGAACAGAGGGTTTATTAACGGTCCTCTGTGTACGATTTACGGTGCAGGTGCAGTCAGCGTATATCTGATTATGAAGCCCTTTGCTGGAAATCTGCTGATTCTCTATGTGGGCGGTGTGTTCACTGCTACGCTTCTGGAGCTGGTAACTGGCTGGCTTATGGAACGAATCTTCCATACCAGATGGTGGGATTACAGCAGGCAGAAATTTAATTTTCACGGATACATATGCCTGGGGGCTTCTCTGGGCTGGGGTGTATTCACCATACTGCTGTTTCATGTTTTCCAGCCTTTTGTTTCCTGGCTTACAGGACTGTATCCGAAATCTGTGGGAACAGTGGCGCTTTGCATTGTTGTGGTTTTGTATATTATTGATTTTGCTACATCAGCAGCTGCAGCATTCGGACTCAGCAAGACCTTTGCAGGAGTGGAGGATATGCTGGAGGATCTCACCGCTTATCTGCATACAACCAGGGTTTACGAAACAAGGGAGGAAATCAGAGAAAAGCTGGAATCTGCCCGAAATTATCGCCATGTACAGGATTCTCTGGCATGGCTGTCTGACAGAAGGCAGGAGGTTTTGGAACATTTTGAGAACCTGGTGCAGGACAGAAGACTTTTGGATGCAGAGAACTATATGGAACGGAAGCAGGAGTTGGAACAGCGTTTTGATGAATTTGTAAAAAAATATACAGATATTCGAAAAAAACAGAATGGAATCAGGAATCGTATGGTCTGCGCGTATCCTGAGCTGAAGAACCAATTCAGAACTTACAGAGAAAAACATGAGAAAAAGCAGACAAAGTGA
- a CDS encoding ribonuclease H-like domain-containing protein produces the protein MITNTQILCTLSPELKSGFFSPDSNPADFLFFDIETTGLSPKNSRVFLIGMLFQKENSKDFELCQLLAESGEDKEEIRLLEAFYCIASSRKYLIHFNGSSFDIPYLLHRSQKLQVTPSFEKMEQIDLYRELLRMPCFFRQMPGHRQKDFESLVSYPRKDQLSGKEMIKFYQNYVKSPSKELLRLLLLHNSDDLKGMISLLNLGNLRQLLNQEYTIEQTEEVTETDLNGTPLRKLLFTLQLNHSVSALLSASLPFCYITVRNHKVKIKMPLYEGTLKYYYPDYQNYYYLPYEEEAVHKSVAQFLDKSRREKAKAHNCCKKVSGCFVYAPGSPSLPLLQEQYTSRERYALWPFETSSPQALYSFIHGILKTAITKK, from the coding sequence ATGATAACAAATACACAAATTCTCTGTACATTATCACCAGAGTTAAAATCCGGTTTTTTTTCTCCGGATTCCAATCCTGCTGATTTTCTCTTTTTTGATATTGAAACCACAGGGCTCAGCCCCAAAAACAGCCGGGTCTTTCTGATTGGAATGCTTTTTCAAAAAGAAAACAGCAAGGATTTTGAGCTGTGCCAGCTTTTGGCAGAAAGTGGGGAAGATAAGGAAGAAATCCGCCTTTTAGAGGCATTTTACTGTATTGCTTCCTCCAGAAAATACCTGATACACTTTAACGGAAGCTCCTTTGACATCCCTTATCTTCTACACAGAAGCCAAAAACTTCAGGTAACTCCTTCTTTTGAAAAAATGGAACAGATTGATTTATATCGGGAGCTTTTGCGTATGCCCTGCTTTTTCAGGCAAATGCCGGGACACAGACAAAAGGACTTTGAATCCCTGGTTTCCTATCCCAGAAAAGACCAGTTATCCGGCAAGGAAATGATAAAATTTTATCAAAACTATGTAAAATCTCCCAGCAAGGAGCTTTTGCGACTCCTTCTCCTGCACAACAGCGATGACCTGAAAGGCATGATTTCTCTCCTGAATCTCGGAAATCTCCGACAGCTTTTAAATCAGGAATATACTATAGAACAGACAGAAGAAGTGACAGAAACAGACTTAAACGGAACTCCGCTTCGGAAACTCTTGTTTACGCTGCAACTCAATCACTCGGTTAGCGCCCTTCTTTCTGCTTCTCTGCCCTTTTGTTACATTACTGTGCGAAACCATAAAGTAAAAATAAAAATGCCTCTCTATGAAGGCACACTAAAATACTATTATCCTGATTATCAGAATTATTACTATCTTCCCTACGAAGAGGAAGCCGTACATAAAAGTGTGGCACAGTTTCTGGACAAAAGCCGGAGAGAAAAAGCAAAGGCACACAACTGCTGTAAAAAAGTATCCGGATGTTTTGTATATGCCCCCGGTTCTCCCAGTCTTCCACTTTTACAGGAACAGTATACCTCCAGGGAGCGATATGCACTCTGGCCTTTTGAAACTTCCTCCCCACAGGCTCTGTATTCTTTTATTCATGGAATTTTAAAAACAGCCATCACTAAAAAGTGA
- the rpsA gene encoding 30S ribosomal protein S1 — MSELSFEQMLEETFKTIRNGEVVEGTVIDVKEDQIILNIDYKADGIITRSEYSNDQNLDLRTVAQPGDTMEAKVLKLNDGDGQVLLTYKRLAADKGNKRLEEAFENKEVLTAKVNQVLDGGLSVLVEEARVFIPASLVSDTYEKDLTKYQDQEIEFVITEFNPRRRRVIGDRKQLLVAKKEELKKELFEKIHAGDVVEGTIKNVTDFGAFIDLGGADGLLHISEMSWGRVENPKKVFKAGDKITVLIKEINGDKIALSLKFEDQNPWLHAAEKYAVGNVVEGKIARMTDFGAFIELEPGVDALLHVSQISRAHVEKPSDVLKVGQVVSAKVVDFNEEEKKISLSMKVLEPAQEEEAVEE, encoded by the coding sequence ATGTCAGAATTAAGTTTTGAACAAATGCTGGAAGAAACATTTAAAACAATCAGGAATGGAGAGGTAGTCGAAGGTACAGTTATCGATGTGAAAGAAGACCAGATTATTCTTAACATTGATTATAAAGCTGACGGCATTATTACCAGAAGCGAATATTCTAATGACCAGAACTTAGACCTCAGAACCGTTGCACAGCCAGGTGATACTATGGAGGCAAAAGTCCTGAAATTAAATGATGGAGATGGACAGGTTCTCTTAACATATAAGAGATTGGCTGCTGACAAAGGAAATAAGCGACTGGAAGAAGCATTTGAAAATAAAGAAGTATTGACAGCAAAAGTAAATCAGGTATTAGACGGGGGATTAAGCGTACTTGTAGAAGAAGCAAGAGTATTTATCCCTGCAAGTTTGGTTTCTGATACTTATGAAAAAGACCTGACAAAATATCAGGATCAGGAAATTGAATTTGTAATCACAGAGTTCAACCCAAGAAGACGCCGTGTAATCGGTGACAGAAAACAGCTTCTTGTAGCAAAGAAAGAAGAACTGAAGAAAGAACTTTTCGAAAAAATCCATGCAGGCGATGTAGTGGAAGGAACGATTAAAAACGTAACAGACTTTGGTGCATTCATTGACCTTGGTGGCGCTGACGGACTTCTTCACATTTCTGAAATGTCATGGGGAAGAGTTGAAAATCCGAAAAAAGTATTTAAAGCAGGGGATAAGATTACTGTTCTGATTAAAGAAATCAATGGAGATAAAATTGCATTAAGCCTGAAATTCGAGGATCAGAATCCATGGTTGCATGCAGCTGAAAAATATGCAGTAGGAAATGTGGTAGAAGGTAAAATTGCCCGTATGACAGATTTCGGTGCATTTATCGAGTTAGAGCCAGGTGTAGACGCTCTGCTTCATGTATCCCAGATTTCCAGAGCTCATGTAGAAAAACCATCTGATGTATTAAAGGTAGGACAGGTTGTTTCTGCAAAGGTTGTTGATTTCAACGAAGAAGAAAAGAAAATCAGCCTGAGCATGAAAGTTCTTGAACCAGCTCAGGAAGAAGAAGCAGTAGAAGAATAA
- the ispH gene encoding 4-hydroxy-3-methylbut-2-enyl diphosphate reductase gives MEVKVAKTAGFCFGVKRAVEKAYEVAEQRQGEVYTYGPIIHNEEVVADLANKGVQVLETENELRKLEKGTVIIRSHGVPKYIYELLKEKHLDYVDVTCPFVLKIHRIVEEESKKGRHIVIVGNAEHPEVAGIKGWCRGDCTVLKTKEEARNFLEKGYEKVCVVSQTTFNYNNFQEIVEILSEKRYDRLVINTICNATQDRQSEAEEIAKQVDTMIVVGGKHSSNTQKLYEICKSECENTYYIQTLADLDSDSFRSVQCVGITAGASTPNKIIEEVSKHVRIKF, from the coding sequence ATGGAAGTAAAGGTTGCAAAAACAGCCGGTTTTTGTTTTGGAGTAAAGCGGGCAGTAGAAAAGGCTTATGAGGTGGCAGAGCAAAGGCAGGGAGAAGTTTATACCTATGGTCCTATTATCCACAATGAAGAAGTGGTGGCAGATCTGGCGAACAAAGGCGTTCAGGTGCTGGAAACAGAAAATGAACTGCGGAAACTGGAAAAAGGAACCGTGATTATCCGTTCCCATGGAGTGCCGAAATACATTTATGAACTTCTGAAGGAAAAGCATTTGGACTATGTGGACGTTACCTGTCCTTTTGTTCTAAAAATTCACAGAATTGTGGAAGAAGAGAGCAAAAAGGGCAGACATATTGTAATTGTGGGAAATGCAGAACACCCGGAGGTGGCAGGAATTAAAGGCTGGTGCCGGGGCGACTGTACGGTGTTAAAAACCAAGGAAGAGGCCAGAAATTTCCTGGAAAAAGGCTATGAAAAGGTGTGTGTTGTGTCCCAGACGACATTTAATTACAATAATTTTCAAGAAATAGTTGAAATTTTGAGCGAAAAGCGTTATGATAGGCTTGTTATAAATACGATTTGTAATGCAACACAAGACAGACAGTCTGAAGCAGAAGAAATCGCTAAGCAAGTAGATACCATGATTGTCGTGGGAGGAAAGCATAGCTCCAATACTCAGAAGCTATATGAAATTTGTAAAAGCGAATGTGAAAATACTTATTATATACAGACACTTGCTGACTTGGATTCTGATAGTTTCCGATCCGTTCAATGTGTAGGTATTACAGCAGGGGCTTCAACCCCAAATAAAATAATTGAGGAGGTTTCAAAACATGTCAGAATTAAGTTTTGA
- the cmk gene encoding (d)CMP kinase: MSVNIAIDGPAGAGKSTIAKAVAKELEFIYVDTGAMYRAMALHLLRQNIAPGEEDKMDAACENAEISIVYEDGAQQVLLNGENVTASLRKEEVGNMASVSSARPRIREKLVELQRVLAAKADVVMDGRDIGTCVLPDADVKIYLTASAHTRALRRCRELEEKGISCVLEEIEADINDRDHRDMTREISPLRQAEDAILVDSSQMTIEEVKAEIIRLYRESRK; this comes from the coding sequence ATGTCAGTAAATATAGCCATTGACGGACCGGCAGGAGCCGGAAAAAGCACCATAGCAAAGGCTGTGGCAAAGGAACTGGAATTTATTTATGTAGATACAGGAGCCATGTATCGCGCCATGGCGCTGCATCTTTTAAGACAAAATATTGCACCAGGAGAAGAAGACAAAATGGACGCTGCCTGTGAAAATGCAGAAATTTCCATTGTATATGAGGACGGTGCCCAGCAGGTATTGTTAAACGGAGAAAATGTAACTGCCTCTCTTCGGAAGGAAGAGGTGGGAAATATGGCATCTGTCAGCTCTGCAAGACCCAGAATAAGAGAAAAGCTGGTAGAGCTTCAACGTGTACTGGCAGCAAAGGCAGACGTGGTTATGGACGGAAGGGATATCGGAACCTGTGTGCTTCCTGATGCTGATGTCAAGATTTATCTCACAGCCAGCGCCCATACCAGAGCTTTACGCAGATGCCGGGAACTGGAGGAAAAAGGGATTTCCTGTGTTTTAGAGGAAATAGAAGCAGACATCAATGACAGAGATCACAGGGATATGACAAGAGAAATTTCCCCCCTTCGCCAGGCAGAGGACGCCATACTGGTAGATTCTTCTCAGATGACCATTGAGGAGGTCAAAGCAGAGATTATTCGTCTGTACCGGGAAAGTCGGAAATAA
- a CDS encoding BaiN/RdsA family NAD(P)/FAD-dependent oxidoreductase, giving the protein MAKIIIIGGGAAGMAAAVFLGGQKHQVHLFEKNEKLGKKLFITGKGRCNITNSCDEETFFRSVVSNPKFLYSAFYNYTNQDTIAFFKSLGLAVKEERGGRIFPVSDHSSDVIKALEQRMKALDVKIHLKSKVVKVLTELSDEGEGKVKGVLLENGAEITGDRVLVATGGCSYQATGSTGDGYTFARETNHRVTELRPALVPIETKEDYIKEMQGLALKNVRFTVKDGKKVLYDEFGELLFTHFGISGPLVLTASSQIGKKLEKKELRAFLDLKAALSEEQLDTRLLREFENGKNKQFKNVITGMFPAKLYPIILSLGGISPEKKVNEITKEERREFIRVVKHFPMTLTKLREFREAIITQGGVSVKEINPKNMESKKVKGLFFIGEVLDLDAVTGGFNLQIAWSTAKAAAEENFE; this is encoded by the coding sequence ATGGCTAAAATAATCATTATAGGAGGCGGCGCCGCAGGAATGGCAGCAGCGGTCTTTCTTGGCGGGCAAAAGCATCAGGTACACCTCTTTGAAAAAAATGAAAAACTGGGGAAAAAGCTGTTTATTACAGGAAAGGGGCGCTGCAATATTACCAATTCCTGTGACGAGGAAACTTTTTTCCGTTCTGTGGTAAGCAATCCCAAATTTCTTTACAGCGCTTTTTATAACTATACCAATCAGGACACGATTGCCTTTTTCAAAAGTCTGGGACTGGCCGTAAAGGAGGAAAGAGGCGGCAGAATCTTTCCGGTGTCAGATCATTCTTCTGATGTGATTAAGGCTTTAGAGCAGCGCATGAAGGCTTTAGACGTAAAAATACATTTAAAGAGCAAGGTAGTAAAGGTGCTGACAGAGCTTTCTGATGAAGGGGAAGGAAAGGTAAAAGGTGTACTTTTGGAGAATGGAGCAGAAATTACAGGAGATCGGGTACTTGTGGCAACCGGAGGCTGCTCTTATCAGGCAACCGGCTCTACAGGAGATGGATATACCTTTGCCAGAGAAACCAACCACAGAGTGACTGAGCTTCGTCCTGCCCTGGTTCCTATAGAAACAAAAGAGGACTATATAAAGGAGATGCAGGGACTGGCTCTGAAAAATGTCCGGTTTACAGTAAAAGACGGGAAAAAGGTGCTGTATGACGAATTCGGAGAGCTTTTGTTTACCCATTTCGGAATTTCAGGTCCTCTGGTTTTAACTGCCAGCTCTCAAATCGGAAAGAAGCTGGAGAAAAAGGAACTACGGGCATTTTTGGATTTAAAGGCAGCGCTTTCAGAGGAACAGTTGGACACACGGCTTTTGCGGGAGTTTGAAAACGGAAAAAATAAGCAGTTTAAAAATGTGATTACCGGTATGTTTCCGGCAAAGCTCTATCCAATCATACTGTCCCTTGGTGGCATTTCTCCGGAAAAGAAGGTCAATGAGATTACAAAAGAGGAACGGCGGGAATTTATCCGGGTTGTGAAACATTTTCCTATGACGCTTACCAAACTACGGGAATTTCGGGAGGCTATTATTACTCAGGGCGGTGTCAGTGTAAAGGAAATCAATCCGAAAAATATGGAATCCAAAAAAGTAAAGGGACTTTTCTTTATTGGAGAAGTTCTGGATTTAGATGCTGTGACAGGAGGCTTTAACCTTCAGATTGCCTGGTCTACGGCAAAGGCAGCAGCAGAGGAAAATTTTGAATAA
- a CDS encoding MurR/RpiR family transcriptional regulator has product MNNTEHLLSKMNMQYQNFSKGQKKLAAYIKENYDKAAFLTAAKLGETVGVSESTVVRFAIYLGYKGYPEFQRELEELVRNKLNSIQRMEITYGKVPQSEILDTVLHSDIEKIKMTMEAVDHEAFELAVETILQARNIYVVGIRSCAPLAGFLAFYLNLICDGVRLLNTNSSSELFEQMIRIGEEDVIIGISFPRYSMRTLKALEFANNRNAKVITLTDSIHSPMNLYSSCNLIARSDMASIVDSLVAPLSVINALVVALSMRKQKEVVETLGSLEKIWDEYQVYNKDEINLADNHEIELKKMEIPPKSRD; this is encoded by the coding sequence ATGAACAATACAGAGCATCTGCTCAGTAAGATGAACATGCAGTATCAGAATTTCAGTAAAGGACAGAAAAAACTGGCTGCCTATATTAAAGAAAACTATGATAAGGCTGCGTTTCTCACGGCTGCAAAGCTGGGGGAAACGGTAGGAGTCAGCGAGTCTACGGTAGTTCGATTTGCCATTTATCTGGGCTATAAGGGCTATCCGGAGTTTCAGAGAGAGCTGGAAGAACTGGTACGGAACAAATTAAATTCCATACAGAGAATGGAGATTACCTATGGAAAGGTGCCGCAGTCTGAGATTCTGGATACGGTGCTGCATTCCGACATTGAAAAGATTAAGATGACTATGGAGGCAGTAGATCACGAGGCTTTTGAGCTGGCTGTGGAAACCATTCTGCAGGCACGGAATATCTATGTTGTGGGAATCCGAAGCTGTGCGCCTCTGGCAGGATTTCTGGCTTTTTATCTGAATCTTATCTGTGATGGTGTGCGGCTTTTAAATACCAACAGTTCCAGCGAGCTGTTTGAGCAGATGATTCGCATTGGGGAGGAAGATGTAATTATTGGCATCAGCTTCCCGCGATATTCCATGAGAACTTTAAAAGCTTTGGAATTTGCCAACAACAGAAATGCAAAGGTGATTACTCTGACAGACAGTATCCATTCTCCCATGAATCTGTATTCCTCCTGCAATCTCATTGCAAGAAGCGATATGGCGTCTATTGTGGATTCCCTGGTTGCACCTTTAAGCGTTATCAACGCATTGGTTGTAGCGCTCAGTATGCGGAAGCAAAAGGAGGTTGTGGAAACCCTGGGTTCGCTGGAAAAAATCTGGGACGAATATCAGGTATACAACAAAGATGAGATTAATCTGGCAGACAATCACGAGATTGAATTGAAAAAAATGGAAATACCCCCAAAATCCAGGGATTAA
- a CDS encoding oxaloacetate decarboxylase subunit alpha, whose amino-acid sequence MADVVKKPIKITETILRDAHQSLIATRMTTEQMMPIVEKLDKVGYHSVECWGGATFDASLRFLKEDPWERLRKFRDGFKNTKLQMLFRGQNILGYRPYADDVVEYFVQKSIANGIDIIRIFDCLNDLRNLQTAVKAANKEKGHAQVALSYTLGDAYTLDYWVDMAKKVEDMGANSICIKDMAGLLLPYKATELVTALKEAVDIPIQLHTHYTSGVASMTYLKAVEAGVDVIDTAMSPFALGTSQPATEVMVETFKGTPYDTGFDQQLLAEIADYFRPIRDEALDSGLLNPKNLGVNIKTLLYQVPGGMLSNLTSQLKEQHAEDKFYDVLEEVPRVRKDLGEPPLVTPSSQIVGTQAVFNVIMGERYKMVTKETKDVLSGKYGATVKPFDKEVQKKCIGDAEVITCRPADLLQPELDTLRGEMAQWSEQEEDVLSYALFPQVATDFFKYREAQQTKVDPKEADTENGAYPV is encoded by the coding sequence ATGGCAGACGTAGTAAAGAAACCAATTAAAATTACTGAAACAATTCTGCGTGACGCACATCAATCTCTGATTGCAACAAGAATGACAACAGAGCAGATGATGCCAATCGTAGAAAAACTGGATAAAGTCGGCTACCATTCCGTAGAGTGCTGGGGTGGAGCTACCTTTGATGCTTCCCTGCGTTTCTTAAAGGAAGATCCATGGGAAAGACTTCGTAAATTCCGTGATGGCTTTAAAAATACAAAATTGCAGATGTTATTCCGTGGACAGAACATTTTAGGTTACCGTCCATACGCGGATGACGTAGTAGAATACTTTGTGCAGAAATCTATTGCAAACGGTATTGATATCATTCGTATTTTCGACTGTTTAAATGACCTTCGCAATCTGCAGACAGCAGTAAAGGCAGCAAACAAAGAAAAAGGGCATGCACAGGTTGCTCTGTCTTATACTCTGGGTGACGCCTATACTCTGGACTACTGGGTAGATATGGCGAAAAAGGTTGAGGATATGGGTGCAAACTCCATCTGTATCAAAGATATGGCTGGTTTATTGCTTCCATATAAAGCAACAGAGCTTGTAACAGCATTAAAAGAAGCGGTTGATATTCCGATTCAGCTTCATACACACTATACCTCAGGAGTTGCTTCCATGACTTACTTAAAAGCAGTAGAAGCAGGCGTAGATGTTATTGATACAGCTATGTCACCATTTGCACTGGGAACATCTCAGCCGGCAACAGAGGTTATGGTTGAAACCTTTAAGGGAACACCTTATGATACAGGCTTTGATCAGCAGTTATTGGCAGAAATCGCTGATTACTTCCGTCCAATCCGTGACGAGGCATTAGACAGCGGTCTGTTAAATCCGAAGAACCTGGGTGTAAACATTAAGACACTGTTATATCAGGTACCGGGCGGTATGCTTTCCAATCTGACATCTCAGTTAAAAGAACAGCATGCAGAAGACAAGTTCTACGATGTTCTGGAAGAGGTTCCGAGAGTTCGTAAAGACCTTGGTGAACCGCCTCTGGTTACCCCATCTTCCCAGATTGTGGGTACACAGGCTGTATTTAACGTTATCATGGGCGAACGCTACAAAATGGTAACAAAAGAAACAAAAGATGTATTAAGCGGAAAATACGGTGCAACAGTAAAACCGTTTGATAAAGAAGTACAGAAAAAATGTATTGGTGATGCAGAAGTTATCACCTGCCGTCCTGCGGATTTACTTCAGCCGGAACTGGATACCTTGAGAGGCGAAATGGCGCAGTGGTCCGAACAGGAGGAAGACGTACTGTCTTACGCACTGTTCCCACAGGTTGCTACAGACTTCTTCAAATACAGAGAAGCACAGCAGACTAAGGTAGATCCAAAGGAAGCGGATACAGAAAACGGAGCTTATCCGGTATAA
- a CDS encoding sodium ion-translocating decarboxylase subunit beta, protein MSNIADTVSNLIGQTAFMNLTWGNLIMILVAFVFLFLAIKMGFEPLLLVPIAFGMLLVNIYPDIMASAEETSNGVAGLLHIFYILDEWSVLPSLIFLGVGAMTDFGPLIANPKSFLMGAAAQLGIYVAYFLAIFMGFNGKAAAAISIIGGADGPTSIFLAGKLGQTGLMGAIAVAAYSYMSLVPIIQPPIMKLLTTEEERKIKMEQLRPVSKLEKILFPIIITVVVCLILPTTAPLVGMLMLGNLFRESGVVKQLSETASNALMYIVVILLGTSVGAATSAEAFLKVDTLKIVALGLAAFAFGTAGGVLLGKLMCKLTHGKINPLIGSAGVSAVPMAARVSQKVGAEADPTNFLLMHAMGPNVAGVIGTAVAAGTFMAIFGV, encoded by the coding sequence ATGTCTAACATTGCAGATACAGTGTCAAACCTGATTGGGCAGACAGCTTTTATGAATCTGACATGGGGCAATCTGATTATGATTTTAGTAGCATTTGTATTTTTATTCCTTGCTATTAAAATGGGATTTGAACCGCTTTTGCTGGTGCCAATTGCTTTTGGTATGCTTTTGGTAAATATCTATCCTGATATTATGGCCAGCGCAGAAGAAACATCCAACGGCGTAGCCGGACTTCTTCACATTTTCTATATTCTTGATGAGTGGAGTGTGCTCCCATCTCTGATTTTCCTTGGTGTAGGCGCCATGACAGACTTCGGTCCTCTGATTGCCAACCCAAAGAGCTTCTTAATGGGTGCAGCAGCACAGCTTGGTATCTATGTTGCATACTTCCTGGCAATCTTCATGGGCTTCAACGGAAAAGCAGCAGCAGCAATTTCCATTATCGGTGGTGCAGACGGTCCGACTTCTATCTTCCTGGCTGGTAAGCTTGGACAGACCGGACTCATGGGCGCAATTGCCGTAGCGGCATATTCCTATATGTCCCTGGTACCGATTATTCAGCCGCCAATCATGAAGCTTCTGACAACAGAAGAAGAAAGAAAAATCAAAATGGAACAGCTTCGTCCGGTATCCAAACTGGAAAAAATCCTGTTCCCGATTATCATCACCGTTGTTGTTTGTCTGATTCTTCCTACAACAGCGCCGCTTGTTGGTATGCTGATGCTGGGTAACCTGTTCCGTGAATCAGGCGTTGTAAAACAGCTTTCAGAAACAGCTTCCAATGCGCTTATGTACATCGTTGTTATCCTTCTGGGTACTTCCGTAGGTGCTGCAACAAGTGCTGAGGCATTCTTAAAAGTAGATACTCTGAAAATTGTAGCATTAGGTCTGGCAGCCTTTGCCTTTGGTACGGCCGGCGGTGTGCTTCTGGGTAAACTCATGTGCAAGCTGACTCATGGCAAGATTAACCCGCTGATTGGTTCTGCAGGTGTATCCGCAGTTCCCATGGCAGCCCGTGTATCCCAGAAAGTGGGTGCAGAAGCAGACCCGACCAACTTCCTGCTCATGCATGCAATGGGACCAAATGTTGCCGGTGTTATCGGTACAGCCGTAGCAGCAGGTACTTTCATGGCTATCTTTGGTGTATAA
- a CDS encoding acetyl-CoA carboxylase biotin carboxyl carrier protein subunit translates to MKSYTITVNGVAYDVTVEEGNGNAAPAAAPKAAPKAAPKAAPAAKPAAAAAAGAIEVKASVPGKVCKIEANVGQALKAGDPIVILEAMKMEIPVVAPQDGTLASVNVAVGDAVENGAVLASMN, encoded by the coding sequence ATGAAATCTTATACAATTACAGTAAATGGCGTTGCATATGATGTAACCGTAGAAGAAGGAAACGGAAACGCTGCACCTGCAGCAGCACCTAAGGCAGCACCTAAGGCTGCTCCAAAAGCAGCACCGGCTGCAAAACCTGCAGCAGCAGCGGCAGCAGGCGCTATTGAGGTTAAGGCATCTGTTCCTGGTAAAGTATGCAAAATCGAAGCAAATGTAGGACAGGCTTTAAAAGCCGGTGATCCGATTGTAATTCTGGAAGCTATGAAAATGGAAATTCCGGTTGTTGCACCTCAGGACGGTACACTTGCAAGCGTAAACGTAGCTGTTGGCGATGCAGTAGAAAACGGTGCTGTACTGGCATCTATGAACTAG